GCAACTGAGCGCGAGCGATGCGGCGGTCACTTCGACCGTCACCAACGTGCCTCGCATGATGTCTGGCCAGCCGGCAATCACCGGCGAGAAATCAAGTTCCATTTCGTTTGCCCGGCCGTTTATTGCGCACTCGCGCCGAACCACTTCTTGACGATCGCCGCATACGTGCCGTCAGCCTTGATCTTGGCGAGCGCGGTGTTGAAGGAGGTCTTCAATTGCGGCTCGTCTTTGCGCACGGCGATGCCGTAGGCTTCGGTGGTCAGCGTTTTGTCGAGTACGCGGAAGCCGGTACGCGTTTTCGCGACTTGATACGCGGCCGGCTTACCCGTCACAGCAGCGTCGGCACGACCGATCCCCACCAGGTCGAACATTTCCTGGTTCTTCTCGACCTCGACGCGATTGATCTGCGGAAAGTTATCGCGTAGGAAGTTCACCGACTTCGTGCCCACCTGGACAGAGACTTTCTTGCCGTTCAGATCGGCCACCGTCTTGATCGGTGAATCGCTTTTGACCAGCACGGCCAGCCCCCCCGCGTAGTACGAATCGGTGAAGTCGACCACTTTCGCGCGCTCGTCGGTAATGTAGATGCCAGAGATCGCAGCGTCGAATCGATGCGCGATCAGACCTGGAATCAGCCCTTTGAAGTCAATGTCGGTCCATTGCACGCGTTTACCCATCGCTTTCGCGAGCGCATTCATGAGGTCGACGTCGAAGCCGGTGCGCGCGCCGTTCTCGGTGTACTCCATCGGCGGGAATGTGGCGTCGGTGGCGACGTTCAGCACATCCGGCGTTTGTGCGGATGCCGCGCCGGAAAATCCGCCCAACGTCACGGCGAACGTGACGCATGCGAGGGACAACAGTCGTTGCAGCTTCATGGGGTAGGCTCCTTGTGGTTCTTTCAAGTCATGCGGTTAATTCGGATCCCGAATTGCAGGATGAAATTGAAAAGCTTCGTCCCGTTACTCGGTTTGCATATGCTCGGAAATGGCGCGGGCCGTACGTAGCGTCCCGTCGATGAATTGGTTTTCTCGTCCGATGGCGCGCGTTGACGGCGCCATCAACGTGATCGACGCGCTGCTGCCGGCGCCGCGTCCACTGTGATGAAAGATCGGGGCACTGACACCCCACACGCCCGGGTCGACTTCGCTGTCACTAACGGCGTAGCCCTGGGCTCGAATCTGTTGAAGTTCTGCTTCGATCGCGGCACGGCCGACGGGGTCGTTGTCGAACACGCTGTCGAGCACTTCGACGCGCGCCCTGTCTGCCATGAATGCCAATAGGGATTTCGCCGAGGCGCCCGCCTTGAGCGGCACGGCGCGGCCTTTCTCGAACGAGCAGCGCAACGAATGCTGGCTGTCGACCATCTCAAGGCACATCACCTGGTGCCTCACCGCGACCACCAGTCCAATGCTTTCCTGCGACGCGCGCGCGAGCTGCTGCATCTCATTGCGGCTCGCTTCGACGAGCAGCGAATTCACATCGAAGCCAAGCGCGAGTTGCAAGCTGATCGGACCGGGCGCGTAGTACCCGGCGTTTTCGGCGACGAAACCCCAACGCTTGAGCAGCGCGATTTGACGGTACAGCGTGCTTTGCGCAAGCCCGGTCACGGCTAGCAGATCTTTGACTGACATCGCCTTGCCATGACTGGCGAGCGCGGCCAGCACCAGCAACACGCGTTCGGCTCCTGTCACACCCTGTTCCACATTCACGATCACGCCACCCACGATCCAACAAGAACTCAGAATGCCAGACTATTCTCGAATTTCAAAAATCCTATTCCCATTCAGTGGGAATAAAAGGGGAGGGATTTCCCGAGGAAGGCACATCGGCAGCACGGATAGTCCTGGCACTGGACTATTCGAGGCGTTGAAAAGGAAACGATGTCCAGAATGGACCGGGTCTTCGCCCGGACTCTTTTTCGACTGAAGTAGGTATCAGGCGCGCTCAAGTTTCCGGCTGTCGCGAACGGCCGAAGTGGCCGAGGACTTCCCTGGGAGGTATCGTCGGGAGCGGCAGTTGTAACATTGGTGCCTGCCCTACAGCAGGTGAATGACGAGTAACATCGCAACCCGGCGACGGTTCTGGCCGATACGTTCTTGCATGACGAATCTCCGTCGGCCCCGACGTGACGAAATGCGGCGAGCAGCGAAAGATCGTAGGCAACCTTCAACGCGGCGCACGCGACTAGTTGGGGCACTGAGCCAGCCAAGGCCCAGCAATACTCCTGAAAGGGTGGGCGCGAGCGCTGCAGCCAGGCGTCGCGGAACCGCAGTAAAGCTTGCCGCCACGAGGTGCTGCCCGGGCGTGACGACCGACATCACGTAGGCGCTGCGCGTGGGCACATCCATCTGGGAAGAGCACTGCGTGCGAGGAGTAGCGTCTGGGGCTGGCGCCGAGCGTCGGAGAGATTCGCCGCCGCGGGCTTCGCCACGTCGAATTGTGGCCGCGGGGCGCGACTTGAAAGTAGCGCGTTGACGAGGCAGGTCGCACGTCGGTGAACCGGGAAGCCACTCGGATCGCTCGAATTGCTTGTGCTCTCCAGCATGGCGCGCGCCGAAAAGCGGCTTCCCACGCGACATCGGACGGAATATTTCGAGGCCCACTCACGTTCTATTACCGAGGTTCGCCTGCTCTGGCGAGCACGGTCCTTCATCCGCGATGAATCCACGCGCGCAATGCGTGCAAGCCTGCTTGCACGCATTGCCTGAAGGCGAAGTGATGTGCGCCGCGAACAGTGGTCACCAGCGGCCACGATGATGACGAGGGTTCCTACTCATCCATATTGGCGAACGTGTCTACTGACGCGCAACGGTCATCGAGAGAATAGTTGCTCCACTAGCCCTCGGGGCCGGCGAACCCGGCACCGTGGTTCAACGCGTCTTGCGGCCTGCGGCCCTTTCGGGAAGAAATATTATGATCGGCAGAAACCATACTGTGTGCGTGATGACGGCGATTGCGCTCGGCTTTGTGCCGCTGAGCGGTCATGCGGACGATACGATCCGTGTCAAGCTAACGAACAAGACGATTCAACTCGATCCTGGCACAGCGAAGGCCGGACGCGTCACGTTCGAGGTGAACAACG
Above is a genomic segment from Paraburkholderia aromaticivorans containing:
- a CDS encoding IclR family transcriptional regulator; this encodes MNVEQGVTGAERVLLVLAALASHGKAMSVKDLLAVTGLAQSTLYRQIALLKRWGFVAENAGYYAPGPISLQLALGFDVNSLLVEASRNEMQQLARASQESIGLVVAVRHQVMCLEMVDSQHSLRCSFEKGRAVPLKAGASAKSLLAFMADRARVEVLDSVFDNDPVGRAAIEAELQQIRAQGYAVSDSEVDPGVWGVSAPIFHHSGRGAGSSASITLMAPSTRAIGRENQFIDGTLRTARAISEHMQTE
- a CDS encoding transporter substrate-binding domain-containing protein; this translates as MKLQRLLSLACVTFAVTLGGFSGAASAQTPDVLNVATDATFPPMEYTENGARTGFDVDLMNALAKAMGKRVQWTDIDFKGLIPGLIAHRFDAAISGIYITDERAKVVDFTDSYYAGGLAVLVKSDSPIKTVADLNGKKVSVQVGTKSVNFLRDNFPQINRVEVEKNQEMFDLVGIGRADAAVTGKPAAYQVAKTRTGFRVLDKTLTTEAYGIAVRKDEPQLKTSFNTALAKIKADGTYAAIVKKWFGASAQ